Below is a genomic region from Oreochromis niloticus isolate F11D_XX linkage group LG13, O_niloticus_UMD_NMBU, whole genome shotgun sequence.
GCCAGAATATCCTTTTTATTATATCACGCCATAAAACAGCAtcatctttaaaaacaaaaacaaataaaaaccgTATTTTCTGGTGGGTGCTGCAAGACGCCAGCTGTCATAGCTTTTATTGTTGATATTTggactttttttctgtgttattcTGTTAACCAATACCTTAATAATCGATGAGACATTTTTGGCATAATTTTAGGGTGAAAACTTTTGTATTGGtgtaatttttttctattttaattttaagcctgaatatttttatttatttgtttatttatttatttttttttataaaaaaagcCCTTACCTCTACCTAAAGTACCTCTGCATCATCAGAGGATATGATGGGTTATGATGTATAGACAATCTATACACTCTTAAAAACAAATTCTTTTATAGACAACGTAGCAATTAACCCTTTGACAACAATtaagcttttactttgaaatggGAAAAAATGGTGTATATAAGTAGtgagtttttttctatttttgattTTCTTAAATATATTGAAGGACAGGAGACAAGGTCacataagaaaaaaagagcacatTGATATAAACATTAACAGTGTATATGGATTTTATCACCTTTTTTAATCCTTAAGAGAAACTCttaagaataaaaacattttgtgcAAAAGGTACTCTATGCACCATGTTAAGTATTTTCATTGTAGAAGCAACCTTTTTTAAGGCACAgcaggaaaataaaacagggaAGAAAAAAGCACATTGCTTTGTGATTCGGAGTAACCTTTTAAACTTTACTTAAAGAAAGAGCtacaggagagacagagagttTTCACTATTATGCCAATAAACATGGTGTATAGTTGTCACAATAGAAGGTGCATCACTGTGAACTGATCTGGGAGATGCACATGagctgatttaaaaaataaaaaaacagccaTAACTACACGAATAATATATTTATCTGTGCACGATTTTGGCAAGATAACAACTAAATTATGTAGAAAGtggtttagtttagttcagAGTTTGTTTACCATCTGAGCAAGGCAGGTGTTTCTAGTCCTCTACTAAGTACTCTATGTGTGTTTGAATTTCAAAAATAGCATGTGGTCAGGTGATAATTTGATATATAGAAAGTGTACTCGTTTTAGAAAGAAAACTGGAGGAGCCCTGTGAAGCcttaactttaaaaacatccCATTCTCTGGAAGAAACCCGGTGTTTCAGGACACACTGAGTGCCAAACCACATTTGCTAATTCTCAACAAGATGGACCTCGCTGATCTGTCCAACAAGCAGGTACAAATTCTTGCAGCAGCTTTGGCAGAGTCGCATGTCAGCAGCATTTTACTGTACTACAGCTACATTTACTCTGCAGAGAATCCTGAAGAAGCTAGAAAAAGAAGGGATGACACATGTTCTCTTCACAGACTGCTTAAAGCAGAGAGACGACAACATCAAAAAGGTAGTAAACATTTTACTGTTTGCAGCAGTTTGCTACACAGCTAAAAAGTTGCAAAAGTTATGAGCACAGATGTGCAAACTAAttctgtcttcttttctttAGCTGGTGCCAATGGTGATGGATATTATTGCAAGCAAACCACGCTTTAACAGAGAGGAGGTACATTCACTCTGGACTGTTAAACTATATTGTTTTAGTGCACTGTGGCAGAGAACATATATCCTCACTGCTTCTATACAACCTCAAATTCAATTTCTTGCACAAGATATGAGGTATGTCCAGAAAAAGTGCCACAAACTATAAAAAATTGCACTCATACCCTCACCATGCTGTGAGTAGTGCCTATAAAATAGTGACATGTCCCTCCTTGGATATCTTTATCTTAAAGCTACAAATATGGAAGCAAATTACTCACCAATTTCTACTATGTTGAAGAAAttagttttcttttaatgttaCATTTTCTTACTGcatgttttgtatttaaaatgcGACCACATTAACCTGGTTAAACTTTCAGAATACAAATTACTGCCTGATGGTGATTGGAGTGCCCAATGTTGGGAAATCGTCTCTTATTAACTCGTTGAGAAGAACAAACCTAAAAAAGGGTAAATACAGAAAAGCTGTGGATTGACTTGGAGATTTCAGTATAACTTTCACCTCCTCGTTATCAAGTGTTGCACTTGTACACTAATTTCAGGTCGTGCATCTCGAGTAGGTGGGGAACCAGGAATAACCAAAGCGGTCCTCACTAAAATTCAGGTGTGTGTGGAGGATGTGTTtgcctttgtttgtgttttgatgggtttttttttattttgatggtctGATCAACCTTTCAGTATTTATAACTGCTGTTGTCCTCAGGTGTGTGAGCGGCCCATAATGTACCTGTTAGACACACCTGGAGTCTTGCCTCCTAAAATTGAGAGTGTTGAAACAGGCATGAAGCTGGCCTTATGTGGTATGCAGAATATTTTTTCCCCTAACATAATTATTGTCAGTTTGTATAtatgataaaattattttgttttctgaatagttGGATTTCTTGTTTATACAGAATGAtttgaaatctttttttctgcaggaACTATACTGGACCATTTAGTGGGTGAAGACATCATCGCTGACTACTTACTCTATTCTCTGAACAGGCTGGGAAAGTTCAGGTGGAACTTTTCTTTCTCCTATATTGTGTTcatgtgcattttttaaaaatttagctTTCTCTTGAATGTTTACTGTATAGacgtgtttgtgtgcagttatGTGGAGAAATATGATCTTCAAGAGCCTAGTGACGACATCCAGCATGTCCTCAAACGCATTGCTGTAAAACTTGGAAAAACTCAGCGGGTCAAAGCGATTACTGGAGTGGGTAAGACACTGCTCATCCTACGCATACTACTGCTATGTACAGTgtaattaatgatttatttatctgtcattttattttatttatttgcttcttTACTGGGAACAAAATTGATATCACTGCCTTGTCTGTGTTGCTAGCAGCTTTGTAGTTTAGCATGAAGGCTTGAAATggggataaaaaaaacaagtctgCAGGCAGGAgccttaaataaataatttttatatttaaaagtagtaCAAAACCTCTAATTTAACTTGAAAAGCAAATACATGTgttttctaaagaaaaaaaaaatcttactattcctgaaaaataaaagtgacTGCAGCTGGCCACTTCCTTAGTTACTATTACTGAGTCAAGATTTGAAGACTGTGGGTCACTGTGTGGTCTTCTGCcactgtagcccatctgcttcaacaTTTCATGTGATGTGTGTTCAACATTCCTTGAGTTACTGctgccttcctgtcagctcaaAGCAGCCTGACCATCaactctggcatcaacaaaagCATTTTCACCCAaagaactgccactcactggatattttccctttttctggccattctctgtaaaccttgGAGATGGCTGAGGGGTGAAAATCCCTTTAGATCAGAACTTTCTGAAATATTAACTCCAGCTCAGATCAGTGGCACAACCACTTAAGTCACTTAAGTCAACTTTCTTGCCCATGCTcatgctcagtttgaatttaAGTAGGTGGTCTTCATCATGTCTTCATGCTTAATGCATCAAGTGACTGGATGATCATATATTAGCTTTAATCAGCAGTTTAACCTACTGCAGTACTTTTTTGGAACTACTTGCCTTCATTCAGGGGCAATCCTCATGGTTTGTTGCACTTTTCTCTTTTAACGGTTcaatccctttttttccttGTCTCTTTCAGGAAATGTTACCATCACAATACCAAACTACACAGCAGCAGCATATGATTTCATAAGAGCCTTCAGGAAAGGAGAGCTGGGTCAAGTAATGCTCGACTGACCCGAGTCATTTTACCGATGATAACTAAAAACTGTTTCTGGATCTCTTCAAGACCATGTAGTCTGTGTCTGCACTGATAGTGCAGTTTTTTGGGCTTGGGGATGATGTAAAAAGTGACCAGACTCCTGTATGATTTGTAAATAAAAGACATTTATTAAATAGTCATTCTCAGTTTTGCTTGTAGGATACATGAGACAGATATCCAGGGTGGTGTAAACAGGATATTTATTGGCATAAAGACAGTGATAACAAACTCTTTAATTATTATGTACATCCGTGTAGCATATAATAGAGTGCACTTGTAAATGTGGAACAGTCTGTTGCTCCTGAGTGTCTTCTGtaggtagattttttttttttcttggaagaTGTAAACACCATGAAAACCTTTCAGAGACGCCGGTCGCTCTTGAGAGCAGCAGTAGGTTTGCCTCTCATCCATGTCATGATCACAGATCTCAGCTGAATTTCAggtgttattaaaaaaagagtGTGAACTGTTCAGAATGCGAAGACGATTGTGGAAAACTAGCTGTCCCAAAGCATAGCACTCTTACTTATTCTTTAAATCAAAGCATAATTATTGTAGAAAGAATGAAGTGAAACGTGTTGCATTGGTTGAGGTtggaagctgaacaaaaacacgTATTTTCctctgtaaaataaataagtcCATATTTCAGAGAAAAATTACTAATACTGTTTAAATTCAGGGTTGAGAAACTGCTGGTGCCAGGTCCCTTTCAGTTAATTAAACGTTATAAAGTAACTGATAATCTGTATTTTATATGAACTGCAGCAAGTCCAAACTTTATATTAATACACAGGTCTGCTTTTGCATACAGATAGATTCTCTCATTTGTACAGAGCTGCAGTACAGgtcactttttattttgtgcatattattaaaagtatatatttttttaatttggcaGTAGTGAAAATTGGCAGAAAGCAGCTCGGTTAGACTCTGAAGAGTCATTGGCATTTTGCTGATATGTTCTTCAGTGAAATACTAAGATTTAAGCTTTAGGGGTGGAAATTGACAGTAGTTTCTGTTATATATGCAGAGGTAAAGtctgagaggtgaaatgtcccCATGAATACTGAGCTGGTAACGCAGCCTGTTGTTCGCCGGttggaaaaactgtaaaaagtaCAGTACAGTGATGTTTTTGTGATTGTTTTGTTCTGCTCCTGTGTGGCCGCTCTAACTGGTCTTATCCGCGCAGGTTCCAGTCAGTCCTCCGCATTATAATCATAACCTGGATGGAACCTCGGTTCTAGATCCAATCACAAATGTATCCTACAAATCACCCAAATATCTACAGTATACTGTCCATCAAGAGTCCATATTTTGGGGAAAACATTGTGATAATGACAGAAACTACTTTAGAGAAAAAAGATCCATTTTGAGTAGAGCCTGACATTAGAGCATCAAAGTAATTGGTCCTGTTGTAGTAATCCAGCTCTTCCTCCGAGTTGTCTGTGTTGCTGCGTCGGTAGGCAGATGCGTACCATTTATCTGCCGTTAACGCCACTGCtgcccctgctgctgctgcgcttGCCACCCTCACCGGTGACGTCCGTCCGGCCACCCTGAAGCGAGAGCGGGTCCCGCCGTAAGCACCTCCTCCCCTGTAGGTCCCTGCTGTGGAGCTGCGGGAGGGCGACCCTCGAGAGGAACCCCTGGACCCTCCACGTCCGCCTTTACACAGCGTGGGCTCAAACAGGAAGGCAGAGAGCAGGAGGCAAGTCCAGCATGTTGCAACCACCTGGTTCATCCCAGACATCTGTACAGGAAGAGGACACGATGAAGCAAGCAGGCACATCTTAAACCTTCCTTTGGTGGCATGGCTAAACCTTTGATGCAGTGGTCAAATATGGACTTAGAaaatattttgtctgttttgtaaaTATATAGGAAGTTTTTGTCAGTTTGCATATACAGTCATCATGGTAATtcggggcttttaatgatttctttgggCTGCTCTTTTTCTAGACTGAAGTGATTATACAGCATACGTCTTTcatgattttaaaagtgaagaattgggtgcacaagttttaacttattttgaatttactttcatccacacagggtcaaaatTATACGTGCAATATGTACACACATACCCACTAATATTTAGTTACATGTCCCATAGCAAGTAGCACCTCAACCAgatgcttttggtagccatTAACAAGATTCTGGCATAATCATGGCTGCATATTTGACCACTCTTGTTAGAAGAATTGgcaaag
It encodes:
- the sprn gene encoding shadow of prion protein, encoding MSGMNQVVATCWTCLLLSAFLFEPTLCKGGRGGSRGSSRGSPSRSSTAGTYRGGGAYGGTRSRFRVAGRTSPVRVASAAAAGAAVALTADKWYASAYRRSNTDNSEEELDYYNRTNYFDALMSGSTQNGSFFSKVVSVIITMFSPKYGLLMDSIL
- the mtg1 gene encoding mitochondrial ribosome-associated GTPase 1, whose amino-acid sequence is MKLYQALRHVDKFRTVFDFGGREVAHWFPGHMAKGLKQMRANLKSVDCIIEIHDARIPFSGRNPVFQDTLSAKPHLLILNKMDLADLSNKQRILKKLEKEGMTHVLFTDCLKQRDDNIKKLVPMVMDIIASKPRFNREENTNYCLMVIGVPNVGKSSLINSLRRTNLKKGRASRVGGEPGITKAVLTKIQVCERPIMYLLDTPGVLPPKIESVETGMKLALCGTILDHLVGEDIIADYLLYSLNRLGKFSYVEKYDLQEPSDDIQHVLKRIAVKLGKTQRVKAITGVGNVTITIPNYTAAAYDFIRAFRKGELGQVMLD